A window from Flammeovirgaceae bacterium encodes these proteins:
- the cls gene encoding cardiolipin synthase, with product MTLAIVLEAAYFITLVFVIVKVLHDTRSSVKALAYILFIVLVPMVGIVFYFSFGINYRKRKLYSRKIVNDETLRQAILARLNDYSKHVLHSGLMPPGHRKLARFVHRSTNSPLTANNSATLLFNGEDKFPALMAALKGATSHIHMEYYIFENDGTGSSIANILMEKAQQGVEVRFLYDHFGSHGLQKSFINRLEQAGVQTAPFYRIRWYALANRLNYRNHRKIVVVDGKTSFIGGINVSNKYRNDLTKNKLYWRDTHLMIEGLATVFLQYLFICDWNFCSKNKVHYERGYFPQDFDRKNIQHEVVQVVPSGPDSKLPVIFYSIMEAIGSARKRVYITSPYFIPGESLMDALIIVAKSGLDVKLLVPGASDSKMVNAAARSYYTELLKHGVRIFTYEKGFVHAKTMTVDDGLAVVGSANMDYRSFDLNFEVNALVYSTEITRQLVRAFEEDLSHSQEIDAQEWLNRPGHVHLWEKLVRLLSPFL from the coding sequence ATAACCCTGGCCATAGTGCTGGAGGCGGCCTACTTTATCACATTGGTTTTTGTGATAGTGAAGGTACTGCATGACACCCGCAGCAGCGTAAAGGCTTTGGCCTATATCCTGTTTATCGTGTTGGTGCCTATGGTGGGCATTGTTTTTTACTTTTCCTTCGGCATCAACTACCGAAAACGGAAATTGTACAGCAGGAAAATCGTCAATGACGAAACCCTGCGGCAGGCAATCCTTGCCCGGCTGAACGACTATTCCAAACATGTACTGCATTCAGGGCTAATGCCACCAGGGCACCGGAAACTGGCCCGTTTTGTGCACCGCTCCACCAACAGCCCCCTTACGGCCAACAATTCGGCAACCCTCCTATTTAACGGTGAAGATAAATTCCCGGCACTCATGGCCGCCCTGAAAGGCGCCACCTCCCACATCCATATGGAATACTATATCTTCGAAAATGACGGTACCGGAAGCTCCATTGCCAACATCCTAATGGAAAAAGCGCAACAAGGCGTGGAAGTACGTTTCCTGTACGACCATTTCGGAAGCCATGGCCTGCAGAAAAGTTTTATCAACAGGCTGGAGCAGGCCGGTGTGCAAACCGCCCCGTTCTACCGGATACGGTGGTATGCCCTTGCCAACCGGCTGAACTACAGGAACCACAGGAAAATCGTAGTGGTGGACGGGAAAACATCCTTTATAGGCGGCATCAACGTCAGCAACAAATACCGTAATGACTTAACAAAGAATAAATTGTATTGGCGGGACACCCACCTTATGATTGAGGGGCTTGCCACGGTATTCTTACAGTACCTCTTTATTTGCGATTGGAATTTTTGCAGTAAAAACAAAGTACATTATGAACGAGGGTATTTCCCTCAGGACTTCGACAGGAAAAACATCCAACACGAGGTGGTACAGGTCGTGCCTTCAGGCCCCGATTCAAAATTGCCCGTAATCTTTTATTCCATAATGGAAGCCATCGGGTCGGCCAGGAAAAGGGTCTACATCACAAGCCCTTACTTCATTCCGGGCGAAAGCCTGATGGATGCCCTTATCATTGTGGCCAAAAGCGGGCTTGATGTTAAACTGTTGGTGCCGGGCGCTTCCGACTCGAAAATGGTAAATGCCGCAGCACGGTCCTACTATACCGAATTGTTGAAACACGGGGTTCGGATATTCACTTATGAAAAAGGGTTTGTGCATGCCAAAACGATGACGGTGGACGATGGGTTGGCTGTGGTGGGCTCTGCCAATATGGACTACAGGAGTTTCGACCTTAATTTTGAAGTGAATGCCCTGGTGTACTCCACGGAAATAACCCGCCAACTGGTGCGGGCATTTGAAGAAGACCTGTCCCATTCGCAGGAGATTGACGCACAGGAATGGTTGAACAGGCCCGGGCATGTCCACCTGTGGGAAAAACTGGTGCGGTTGCTTTCCCCTTTTTTGTAG
- a CDS encoding tetratricopeptide repeat protein has product MEGNVNWTTVYQEFGKVLEKEGLEAGDLEHYALAAYLTGKDKESFRELEHAHQSYLDQGETRKAVRCAFWLGMMFMNAGERARSGGWLAKGERLLNEKRVLGCPEEGLFLVPKGLAALSSGNGTQALKFFSMAEKAGGQFGDADLTVLGRLGHGQALVQQGEIPQGLKLLDETLVILETDKVFPIAIGIVYCAVIETFRKAWDLHRAQEWTLALSRWCQAQAGIVPFRGQCLVRQAEVLRFRGDWKNALEECENACQLLTRPPGEPAAGEAFYLKADLYRLLGNYGASEGCYLEASKWGRPPQPGLALLRLALGNGQAAATSIQNVLTEAKDIKKRAALLPAAVWIFLSIKGLDKAGEFARELSTLSGKFNSPYLHAASRFASGALAFAMEDNHKALDQLQEALKFWKKGPLPYETAQARELKGLVYQKLKDHDNAETELGAAQWIYGQLGAKPDVKRIQKTLKRRNYQNDYGLTLRELQVLQLVTTGKTNKSIGEELCISQRTVDRHVSNIFDKLSVSSRAEAVTYAIRNKIIDE; this is encoded by the coding sequence ATGGAGGGAAACGTGAATTGGACAACGGTCTATCAGGAGTTTGGAAAGGTCCTCGAAAAGGAGGGGCTGGAAGCGGGGGATTTGGAGCATTATGCCCTGGCTGCCTATCTCACGGGAAAAGACAAGGAAAGCTTTAGGGAGTTGGAACATGCCCACCAAAGCTACCTCGACCAGGGTGAAACCAGGAAAGCCGTGCGGTGTGCCTTTTGGCTCGGCATGATGTTTATGAATGCAGGGGAGCGGGCACGTAGTGGTGGCTGGCTGGCCAAAGGGGAAAGGCTACTAAATGAAAAGAGGGTATTGGGTTGCCCGGAAGAAGGACTCTTTCTGGTTCCCAAAGGGCTGGCTGCCCTTTCTTCCGGCAATGGTACGCAGGCATTGAAATTTTTTTCAATGGCCGAAAAGGCTGGGGGACAATTTGGCGATGCCGACCTAACTGTTTTGGGACGGCTGGGGCACGGACAGGCTTTGGTTCAGCAAGGGGAAATACCCCAGGGCCTGAAGCTGCTGGATGAAACCCTTGTGATCCTGGAAACCGATAAAGTCTTTCCCATTGCCATAGGGATTGTCTATTGTGCCGTGATCGAAACCTTTCGCAAGGCCTGGGACCTACATCGGGCGCAAGAGTGGACCCTTGCCTTGTCAAGATGGTGCCAGGCACAGGCCGGTATTGTTCCTTTCAGGGGACAATGCCTGGTCCGTCAAGCAGAGGTTCTTCGCTTCCGTGGGGATTGGAAGAACGCCCTGGAGGAATGTGAGAATGCATGCCAATTATTGACACGACCCCCGGGCGAGCCAGCAGCCGGAGAGGCTTTTTATCTCAAAGCGGACCTGTACCGCCTCTTGGGCAATTATGGGGCGTCCGAAGGGTGCTATCTCGAAGCCTCCAAATGGGGCAGGCCCCCCCAGCCGGGACTTGCCTTGCTCCGCCTGGCGCTGGGCAACGGCCAGGCAGCGGCCACATCCATCCAAAATGTGTTGACGGAGGCAAAAGACATCAAAAAAAGGGCCGCGTTGCTCCCCGCGGCTGTGTGGATTTTCCTGTCCATAAAAGGCCTGGACAAAGCCGGGGAATTTGCCCGTGAACTCAGCACGCTTTCCGGTAAGTTCAACTCTCCCTATCTCCATGCGGCATCACGATTTGCATCTGGTGCCCTTGCCTTCGCCATGGAAGATAACCACAAGGCACTGGACCAACTACAAGAAGCTTTAAAATTTTGGAAAAAAGGACCATTGCCCTATGAAACCGCGCAGGCCAGGGAATTAAAAGGATTGGTTTATCAAAAACTGAAAGACCACGACAACGCGGAAACTGAATTGGGGGCAGCGCAATGGATATATGGCCAGCTCGGGGCCAAGCCTGATGTAAAACGTATTCAGAAAACCTTGAAAAGGAGGAATTACCAGAACGATTATGGGTTGACGCTTCGCGAGCTTCAGGTTTTACAATTGGTTACTACCGGGAAAACCAACAAATCCATTGGTGAGGAGCTATGTATCAGCCAGCGGACCGTAGACCGGCATGTTAGCAATATTTTTGACAAACTCTCTGTGTCCAGCAGGGCAGAAGCGGTTACGTATGCCATCAGGAATAAAATTATAGACGAATGA
- a CDS encoding IS30 family transposase has protein sequence MSNYKQLGQGQRYVIDRLLRQGKSQKEIADVLGYNKSTISRELKRNTPKRGRGAKLYDPEKAQMKTEGRHRGKNKHTTFTDGMRRQIVEQLTIEKWSPELISQIGRQHDPGFVSHETIYQWIWDMKHGRKREDRPYQHLYKDLRHGRRRRKRGNYHDNRGCIANRVSIEKRPVIVEKRKRIGDVEVDLMLGKNHRPGLLVITDRASLKTSLVKITTKASKPIARSIIRKMKPCGQWLKTFTYDNDLAFALHTVVNEALKTKSFFTHPYTSQEKGTVENRIGILRRFFPKKTDFALVTKKQVRDVEKMINERPVRKFNYQTPNAVFLQKLKVALIT, from the coding sequence ATGTCAAATTATAAACAACTTGGTCAAGGGCAAAGGTATGTAATTGACCGCCTACTTAGGCAAGGAAAAAGCCAGAAAGAAATAGCCGATGTGCTGGGGTACAACAAATCCACCATTAGCCGTGAACTTAAGCGCAATACTCCCAAACGGGGCAGGGGCGCAAAATTGTATGACCCTGAAAAGGCCCAAATGAAGACCGAAGGCAGGCACCGGGGCAAGAACAAGCACACCACCTTCACCGATGGGATGCGCAGGCAGATCGTGGAACAATTGACCATTGAAAAATGGAGCCCGGAATTGATTTCACAAATCGGCCGCCAGCACGATCCGGGTTTTGTCAGCCATGAAACCATCTACCAATGGATATGGGACATGAAGCATGGCCGTAAGCGGGAAGACCGGCCCTACCAGCACCTGTACAAAGACTTGAGGCATGGGCGCAGGAGGAGAAAACGCGGAAACTACCATGATAACAGGGGTTGTATAGCAAACCGTGTTTCAATTGAAAAGCGGCCTGTCATTGTGGAAAAGCGTAAACGGATCGGTGATGTGGAAGTGGACTTAATGCTGGGCAAGAACCACCGACCTGGACTGTTGGTCATTACCGACCGGGCTTCCTTAAAGACATCGTTGGTCAAAATAACCACCAAGGCATCCAAGCCAATTGCCCGGTCAATCATTCGCAAAATGAAACCATGTGGCCAATGGCTGAAGACCTTTACCTATGACAACGACCTTGCCTTTGCTTTGCACACAGTGGTGAACGAAGCACTGAAAACCAAGTCGTTCTTTACCCATCCGTACACGTCACAGGAAAAAGGGACCGTGGAAAACCGTATTGGTATATTGCGTAGGTTCTTCCCTAAGAAAACGGATTTTGCCTTGGTGACCAAAAAACAGGTGCGGGACGTGGAAAAAATGATCAATGAAAGACCTGTGAGAAAATTTAATTATCAAACCCCAAATGCCGTATTTTTACAAAAACTAAAAGTTGCACTTATTACTTGA
- a CDS encoding DoxX family protein: MKRALNFLTRDWSLGHDTGLLILRLVFGLVLIYGHGFEKLTVIFSGQEIQFMDPIGIGARASYYLAAFAEGICGMLLILGLFSRIATSILSMNFLVIFIFHAFMLGDGFAILELRFFYLFSFIALTLTGPGKLSLDYLWLQGKLN, translated from the coding sequence ATGAAAAGAGCATTAAATTTTTTAACCAGGGATTGGAGTTTGGGCCATGACACCGGTTTATTGATTCTCAGATTGGTCTTTGGTCTGGTTTTGATCTATGGCCACGGCTTTGAAAAGCTGACTGTTATCTTTAGTGGACAGGAAATCCAATTTATGGACCCTATAGGTATTGGTGCGCGCGCTTCCTATTATCTGGCTGCTTTTGCAGAAGGGATTTGTGGCATGCTATTGATTTTGGGATTGTTTTCCCGGATAGCTACATCAATATTATCCATGAATTTTTTGGTCATTTTCATTTTCCACGCCTTTATGCTTGGTGATGGTTTTGCTATTTTGGAATTACGCTTTTTTTACCTGTTTTCCTTTATTGCATTAACGCTTACCGGCCCTGGAAAGTTGTCATTGGACTATTTATGGCTCCAAGGAAAATTGAATTAG
- a CDS encoding YceI family protein, whose product MKKVLILLVVTFITMGSYAQSQWKVDPYHSSLNFNISHSGISIVNGKFLEYTGSLTTEGEALNNANIEFSVKVKSINTNVVDRDNHLRSADFFEVKKFPDMIFKSTKILASGKPNHYLLYGKLTIKDVTKDVIFDVHYGGTVKSNQGEKLGVKAETTINRFDYNIDFDPTAAGVGKDVSIVVHGQFAKQ is encoded by the coding sequence ATGAAAAAAGTATTGATTTTATTAGTTGTAACCTTTATTACCATGGGCTCTTATGCACAAAGCCAATGGAAAGTAGACCCTTACCACTCCTCCTTAAATTTTAACATATCACATTCAGGAATTAGCATAGTGAATGGAAAATTTTTAGAATACACAGGAAGCTTAACTACTGAAGGTGAAGCACTTAATAATGCAAATATTGAATTCAGCGTTAAAGTAAAGAGCATAAATACAAATGTGGTAGACAGGGATAACCACTTGAGAAGTGCTGATTTTTTTGAGGTGAAGAAATTCCCTGATATGATATTTAAAAGCACTAAAATTTTGGCTTCAGGTAAACCCAACCACTATTTATTGTATGGTAAACTGACAATAAAGGATGTTACGAAGGATGTGATTTTTGATGTGCACTATGGAGGGACAGTGAAGAGCAACCAGGGAGAAAAGTTGGGTGTGAAGGCTGAAACGACCATCAATAGGTTTGATTATAATATTGATTTTGACCCTACCGCGGCCGGTGTTGGAAAAGATGTAAGCATCGTTGTACATGGACAGTTTGCAAAACAATAA
- a CDS encoding nuclear transport factor 2 family protein has product MENSSRTVVDKMFSAFSSGDIEKLVATVSDNTVWVYHGTQIIPKGTFEKKEGVRAFFTNILDKTEIISFEPQQFIVEGKMVVVLGQEHQRVKRSGRELKQKWVQIYTVENDLITRMEEFATSEEVS; this is encoded by the coding sequence ATGGAAAATTCATCAAGAACTGTAGTCGATAAAATGTTCTCTGCATTCAGTAGTGGAGATATAGAAAAATTAGTGGCAACTGTTTCAGACAATACCGTTTGGGTTTATCACGGTACACAAATTATTCCTAAAGGAACTTTTGAAAAAAAGGAAGGTGTAAGAGCTTTTTTTACCAACATCCTCGACAAAACGGAAATCATCAGCTTTGAGCCACAACAATTTATTGTTGAGGGCAAGATGGTTGTTGTGTTAGGTCAGGAACATCAAAGAGTAAAACGGTCGGGAAGGGAACTAAAGCAAAAATGGGTTCAGATATATACGGTTGAAAACGATTTGATTACAAGAATGGAAGAGTTTGCAACTTCAGAAGAAGTAAGCTAA
- a CDS encoding DNA starvation/stationary phase protection protein yields MAKLNLIGLDTAKSKVLAEKLNELLADYSIFYQNIRGYHWNIKGDKFFELHDKFQELYENLFVKIDEVAERIRTLGHTPNHKFSDYQKEAKIKESSEVADGIQDVKDTLESLKIIIILQREILELSADTGDEGTNALMSDYIREQEKLVWMYSAYLK; encoded by the coding sequence ATGGCTAAATTAAATTTAATCGGACTGGACACAGCAAAATCCAAAGTACTTGCAGAAAAACTCAATGAACTCCTGGCAGATTATTCGATCTTTTATCAGAATATAAGAGGGTACCATTGGAACATTAAAGGGGATAAATTCTTTGAACTGCACGATAAATTCCAGGAACTGTATGAGAATTTATTTGTAAAAATTGATGAAGTAGCAGAAAGAATCCGGACATTGGGTCACACGCCAAACCATAAATTCTCTGACTATCAGAAAGAAGCTAAAATAAAGGAAAGCTCAGAAGTGGCTGACGGAATACAAGATGTGAAGGACACCCTTGAATCATTAAAAATTATTATTATACTTCAACGGGAAATTCTGGAGTTATCTGCGGATACAGGTGACGAAGGAACTAATGCCCTGATGAGCGATTACATTCGCGAGCAAGAAAAATTAGTTTGGATGTATTCTGCTTATTTAAAATAA
- a CDS encoding DsbA family protein has product MKKETGNDNPLLCDIETGMCGPADENTDTTAKSTIRSTKKSVKLIYYTDPICSSCWGIEPQLGKLKLEYGDAIEIEYRMGGLLPDWSYNSGGIGKPSDVATHWDEVSVHYDMPIDGDLWLEDPLDSSYPPSIAFKAAQMQDNEKAILFLREIREMVFLQKRNIAKWEHLEVAAKKVGLNVEQFKTDFNGKAKTLFEEDLKLGKELGVRGFPTTFFLDDAGNKEIVYGSRPYAFYEMAILKLNPNVTKSEYRKNWETLFSKYPTLTAKEYSELSGTPRDESEKQLNELVGKGNLEKHTTKNGSIWTRINAGS; this is encoded by the coding sequence ATGAAAAAAGAAACAGGAAATGATAATCCGCTATTATGCGACATTGAAACCGGAATGTGTGGACCAGCTGATGAAAACACAGACACAACAGCAAAGAGCACTATTCGATCAACTAAGAAATCTGTAAAGCTGATTTATTACACGGATCCTATTTGTTCATCGTGTTGGGGCATAGAACCACAATTGGGTAAACTCAAATTAGAATATGGTGATGCTATTGAAATAGAGTATAGAATGGGAGGTTTGTTACCCGACTGGAGTTACAACAGTGGTGGCATCGGAAAACCATCGGACGTGGCAACTCACTGGGACGAAGTGAGTGTTCATTACGATATGCCCATTGACGGTGATTTATGGTTAGAAGATCCTTTGGATTCATCGTATCCTCCATCCATTGCCTTCAAAGCCGCACAAATGCAAGACAATGAAAAAGCGATTCTTTTTCTTCGGGAAATCAGAGAAATGGTTTTCCTGCAAAAGAGAAATATTGCAAAGTGGGAACACCTTGAGGTGGCTGCGAAAAAAGTAGGATTGAATGTTGAGCAATTCAAAACTGACTTTAACGGAAAAGCAAAAACGTTGTTTGAAGAAGATTTGAAGTTAGGAAAAGAACTGGGCGTAAGGGGTTTCCCTACCACATTCTTTTTGGATGATGCGGGGAATAAAGAAATCGTATATGGTTCAAGGCCCTATGCATTTTACGAAATGGCCATTCTAAAATTGAATCCTAATGTTACGAAAAGTGAATACCGCAAAAATTGGGAAACACTTTTTTCAAAATACCCTACGCTTACGGCAAAGGAATATTCTGAACTTTCTGGGACTCCAAGAGATGAAAGTGAAAAACAATTAAATGAACTGGTTGGAAAGGGGAATTTAGAAAAGCATACAACTAAAAATGGTTCTATTTGGACAAGGATAAATGCCGGTTCCTAA
- a CDS encoding amidohydrolase family protein, whose product MKKMLYFIWAFFIGFAACSQDNNTRGLPPIIDMHMHTGLPEKVPAGAPSLCRPAPCTGDVGAAENTAENLRKTLRQMDKYNIVKGFLSGVNRTEVLEWAKQAPGRFMASPFILKPDSTGLLQLRKDYAAGVFQGLGEIGTQLIGLPPNDPALEPYLELAEGRNLPVLIHTLGIGPYLPRFRVAAGNPLLLEDVLKRHPKLRVYIENAGFPYLEEMIAMMYQYPQLYADVSTITWVVPRTTFYDYLEGLVRAGLGKRIMFGSDQMVWPEKIGEAVKAIEQAPFLTSEQKRDIFYNNAMHFLQPGSNPGTGMHEN is encoded by the coding sequence ATGAAAAAAATGTTATATTTTATTTGGGCTTTTTTCATTGGGTTTGCCGCATGTTCGCAAGACAACAATACACGTGGGCTTCCCCCCATCATCGACATGCACATGCATACGGGGCTTCCCGAGAAGGTTCCGGCAGGAGCTCCTTCCCTGTGCCGGCCAGCACCCTGCACGGGTGATGTAGGGGCTGCTGAAAACACAGCTGAAAACCTTAGGAAAACACTAAGGCAGATGGATAAGTACAACATCGTTAAAGGGTTTCTCAGCGGGGTAAACCGGACCGAAGTTTTGGAATGGGCAAAGCAGGCCCCAGGCCGTTTTATGGCGTCCCCCTTCATTCTAAAGCCCGACAGTACTGGTTTGTTACAACTTCGGAAGGACTATGCTGCCGGGGTTTTTCAGGGCCTGGGCGAAATAGGCACCCAACTCATAGGGTTGCCACCCAACGATCCCGCCCTGGAACCTTATTTGGAACTGGCCGAAGGGCGCAACCTTCCCGTCCTTATCCACACCCTTGGCATCGGGCCTTACTTGCCCCGTTTTCGCGTGGCCGCAGGAAACCCTTTGTTGTTGGAGGACGTACTGAAACGCCATCCTAAACTACGGGTTTATATTGAGAATGCAGGATTCCCATACCTGGAGGAAATGATCGCCATGATGTACCAGTATCCCCAACTTTACGCGGATGTGTCCACCATTACATGGGTGGTTCCCCGCACCACTTTTTACGACTACCTGGAGGGCCTGGTCCGGGCGGGGCTGGGCAAAAGGATCATGTTCGGTTCTGACCAAATGGTATGGCCTGAAAAGATAGGGGAAGCGGTCAAAGCCATTGAACAGGCACCTTTCCTTACCAGCGAACAAAAGCGGGATATTTTTTACAATAATGCCATGCATTTCCTTCAGCCCGGTAGCAACCCTGGAACGGGCATGCATGAAAATTGA
- a CDS encoding 2,3-butanediol dehydrogenase: protein MATMKAARWYAAKDIRVEEANIPTPNDNQVKIEVKFTGICGSDLHEYTHGPQLIPVDNPYPLNGHQGTTTLGHEFSGVVEAVGKNVTNVKKGDRVTVEPIFRNPESPFITTGEYNLSEPLGFVGLTSNGGFAKYTVVEDYMVHKMPDKMTFEQGAIVEPAAVAAYAIHQSGMKMGDTVLITGAGPIGLLTVQVAVSTGASQIFVSDISENRLKKAKEVGATHTFDARDKDIPQRIKEMTGYGVDVFIDAAGVQASFDTGINSLRNGGTAVIVALFAKEITHNALNHTLRELTIKGTAAYRNIFPQTIALINSGRLPVEKLITSVISLDEIVEKGFEALVNDPSEVKVLVDISR from the coding sequence ATGGCAACAATGAAAGCAGCTCGCTGGTACGCAGCGAAAGACATACGGGTGGAGGAAGCCAATATTCCCACTCCAAATGATAACCAGGTAAAGATAGAAGTAAAATTTACAGGTATATGCGGTTCCGACTTGCACGAATACACTCACGGTCCACAACTCATTCCGGTTGATAATCCCTACCCACTCAACGGGCACCAGGGAACGACAACCCTTGGACACGAATTTTCGGGGGTAGTTGAAGCAGTTGGAAAAAACGTAACGAACGTCAAAAAAGGAGATCGGGTAACGGTAGAGCCGATTTTTAGAAATCCTGAAAGTCCGTTTATTACTACAGGAGAATATAATCTTTCTGAACCCCTCGGATTTGTGGGGTTGACGTCCAACGGTGGTTTTGCAAAGTATACTGTAGTCGAAGATTATATGGTGCATAAGATGCCCGACAAGATGACTTTTGAACAGGGTGCCATTGTAGAGCCTGCCGCTGTGGCAGCGTACGCCATCCATCAAAGTGGAATGAAAATGGGCGACACGGTATTGATAACGGGGGCAGGTCCTATTGGTCTGTTAACGGTTCAGGTTGCAGTGTCTACTGGCGCTTCACAAATCTTTGTGTCAGATATTTCCGAAAACAGATTAAAAAAGGCCAAAGAAGTAGGAGCTACCCACACGTTTGATGCAAGAGATAAGGATATTCCTCAAAGAATTAAAGAGATGACGGGTTATGGCGTTGATGTATTTATTGATGCGGCCGGTGTTCAGGCTTCTTTTGATACGGGCATTAACAGCCTTCGCAATGGCGGCACGGCCGTCATAGTGGCTCTTTTTGCCAAGGAAATAACACACAATGCCTTAAATCATACTTTGAGGGAATTGACGATAAAAGGAACAGCTGCCTATCGCAACATTTTCCCCCAGACTATTGCATTAATCAATAGCGGAAGATTGCCGGTGGAGAAACTAATCACCAGTGTAATCTCTTTGGACGAGATAGTTGAAAAAGGCTTTGAAGCACTGGTTAATGATCCTTCTGAGGTAAAGGTGTTGGTTGACATCAGCCGCTAA
- a CDS encoding SDR family oxidoreductase gives MKSQKIVITGGAGGIGMACARTFKNEELIITDYSQEKVDTAVQTLTKEGYKATGIACDITNKKDVNNLIRFVANSGSLKALIHTAGVSGTVQDLKKVYTIDLVGTEILIDAFYDLAIENSVAVLFSSMMAYTVPADEKYDTALENPQAPGSFETVSQFVDGSSDIMYNFAKRGVQLLSIKNADKWGSKGARIVTVSPGVIETEMALKAAEEHPERMQAIKEATPLKRNGTPEDVADVVRFLASDGARFIAGSDILIDGGVIHNIKKMEQA, from the coding sequence ATGAAGTCACAAAAAATAGTAATTACAGGAGGAGCGGGCGGCATAGGTATGGCATGCGCGAGAACTTTTAAAAATGAAGAGTTGATCATTACCGACTACTCTCAAGAGAAAGTAGACACAGCTGTACAAACGCTGACAAAAGAAGGTTATAAAGCTACAGGTATAGCTTGCGACATTACCAACAAAAAGGATGTGAATAACCTAATCAGGTTTGTGGCCAACAGCGGTTCATTGAAAGCGCTGATCCATACTGCAGGTGTTAGCGGAACAGTGCAAGACTTGAAGAAAGTATATACTATTGATTTGGTGGGTACAGAAATTCTCATCGATGCCTTTTATGACTTGGCAATTGAAAATTCTGTAGCTGTGTTGTTCTCTTCGATGATGGCGTATACAGTCCCCGCTGATGAAAAATATGATACAGCACTTGAAAATCCTCAGGCACCCGGGTCATTTGAGACGGTAAGTCAATTTGTTGATGGCAGTTCAGATATTATGTACAACTTTGCAAAGCGTGGAGTGCAACTCCTTTCTATTAAGAATGCGGATAAGTGGGGAAGCAAAGGAGCTCGCATTGTTACGGTATCACCGGGGGTAATTGAAACAGAGATGGCATTGAAGGCGGCAGAAGAACATCCGGAACGAATGCAGGCAATAAAAGAAGCAACGCCCTTGAAAAGAAATGGAACACCCGAAGACGTAGCCGATGTTGTCCGGTTTTTGGCAAGTGATGGCGCACGCTTCATTGCAGGTTCCGACATTTTAATAGATGGCGGGGTCATCCACAACATTAAAAAAATGGAACAGGCCTAA
- a CDS encoding DUF308 domain-containing protein, whose amino-acid sequence MKPFFISPLSKALKFWYVPLLVGLLFIGAAIAAFVSPASSYLALAMLFSLGFMFSGIFEIIFSVANRNQLDNWGWFLVFGIATFVIGVLLLTNPILSMAVLALYVGFIILFRSISTLSFALDIKKYGSPGWGWLLALGILGTVFSIILIWNPVFAGMTIIFWTGMAFLLSGAFGIFFSIQLRKLHQYSRNISDEWWGRYERLLDDLEKVQP is encoded by the coding sequence ATGAAACCATTCTTTATAAGCCCGCTTTCGAAAGCATTAAAATTTTGGTATGTACCCCTGCTCGTTGGGTTATTGTTTATAGGCGCAGCCATTGCCGCATTTGTGTCCCCGGCCAGCTCATACCTGGCCCTGGCCATGTTGTTCAGTTTGGGGTTCATGTTTTCGGGGATTTTTGAAATCATATTTTCTGTAGCCAACAGAAACCAACTTGACAACTGGGGATGGTTCCTCGTTTTTGGCATTGCCACTTTCGTGATAGGCGTATTGTTGCTGACAAACCCTATCCTTTCAATGGCGGTACTGGCATTGTATGTGGGTTTTATTATCCTGTTCCGTTCCATCTCCACTTTGAGTTTTGCGCTGGACATTAAAAAATATGGCAGCCCCGGTTGGGGATGGCTCCTGGCACTGGGCATACTGGGCACGGTTTTTTCCATCATCCTGATATGGAACCCCGTTTTTGCGGGGATGACAATTATATTTTGGACAGGAATGGCCTTTCTCTTGAGCGGTGCCTTTGGTATCTTCTTTTCCATACAGCTAAGAAAGCTCCACCAATATTCGAGGAACATATCCGATGAATGGTGGGGGCGCTACGAGCGGCTTTTGGACGACCTGGAAAAAGTACAGCCCTGA